TACAcgtttatgattttaatttgtgcttcgattgcGAATCCATTTACtcaatttcttggaaagaaattcattgtgtttaaagtcttcattgctaataacctaaagttgtgattttcggagaattctatttgttgatatttatgatgatgatccatgaaagaaaAGGAAATAATTAAAGTGTGGAATGTGGAATacgaccattgtgccatgaataaagaattatatatatggccaagagagccaataaaataatgatgttgaaagtggttgaaagtgccaatgaggctataaatggtgtgaaaggttatgaggtaaatgtaATTGTATATCTGTTTCCCTTGTATgaaaatcaaaaatgttttttttttctggagtatcgttagtcagtgaggaagggtaggttgacatAACCTAACCCCGGAATACACCTCcgcccgcatacattggggtgaggcggcatggttgctttgtgtagagattgtgattgtgaatacacctccacccgcatacattggggtgaggcgacatgaccactttgtgtaggtattttgattgtgaatacacctccacctgcacacattggggtgaggcggcagagccACTTTGAATAGAGAATGTGGTATTGAAATTACACCTACACCCGCacgcattggggtgaggcggcatggccactttgtgtagagaatgtggtattgaaattacacctccacccgcacgcattggggtgaggcggcggggccgctttgtgtagaggttGTTACAagggatctcccaaccaaaaatcaTATTACTATCGCGTTTTGAAAactgttatgttttaacttggcatttggatatcattgatcgttgcttgttgtttccatggttttttttttttttttttttaatattggcatactattttgaaagaggacaattagctttacatactaataCTATTCTATATGAACTAATGTCTCTTTagttgggggcgctgcatcttcaatggatgcaagtaGCTCGACAACAGTCAACTTTGGATCTCATTagtagttactccctattcaacaggttttggtgatccctactctattctgggcctcatgtcacttgatgttgtactttgtgttttgaggtatagccggggccttgttgtcggcactttcatactactcttttgttgtacttagaggcttagtagataggttgtgggtggtgtttaatATTGGGTAATGagctagaagtgttggtatttggcaaacatgttttcctTGTAATTATGagcttgtaatattttgaaaattataaattgAATCTCCTTGAGTAATGAAAAAGAATGTGGAGCACTTGATTCTTCTCACATATATTTCTAGCCACTGATTCTTATATTGCTGATGGGCAAGATTAGGTAGAAGGCATCTAGGAGGCTTTCTTGAtcagggtatctcggttgagcgtcggtcgcgctccccgaggtcgagcGTGACAACTAGCTTCAATGAAATCGACAATAAAACCTCGCTTGAGGCCGGTATGAATGCAGCAAAGGCTAAATCTCGGAGATCTTGAGTGGTTCAGGGGCGGCAGTAGAGTGGCCGGCGGCAGTGGGAGTGGTTGGACGGAGGTAGTCGGGTTCCGGAGGTAAAACTAAAGGAACGTTTATGTGAAATTTGTGTGGTGGTTTGGTCGGATTTGCAATGAAATCAAAGAGGGAAGTAAGAGGTAGCTATCTAGGGTTTCGATTTCATGATTTTCGGGATTTTGATTGTGCACCGCCGGTAGTGGCGATTTACGGCAGGCAGAGCCACCGTGGGGAGGGTGACAGCGGCAGAAGTGGGGAGAGGGAGAAGAGAGAGCGAAGGGTGAGAGGAAAGAAAGAGTAAAAGGAAAAATGGGGTCGTCAAAATTTCGGAGGTAAAGGCGTTAAATACCTAGTTGAGAGATTGAATGCTAGTCACTGGATCAAGGAAGATCGGATGGATGGGGATTGATATCTAACCATTTATCCAAAACGACGTAGTTTTAGGTTAAACTGCGCCGTTTTGAATCCGCCCCTGACAGGCCCTCTATTAGACCGGGTTAGGCTGCCAATTTGCCTCATATATTGGCCCAATCTCGGCTCACAAATGCAAAACCCAATCCTTTTAACCCCATAACAAACTAATTAATAATCTAATTCTAAAATCTATAAACACACACAGTAAACCTAGGGGAAAAAAATAGTGTAGGAGAAGTAGAAAGAGAAAATATTAGATATTTACAACTGGTTGTAAGTAAGCTTTTTCCACCCCAACCCATATCCTTTGACACTTGACCATCACTTTTTATCCGTTTATAATTAGGAAATGTTACTAGTATATAGTAACTTaattgaaatttaaaaataaaaacagtGACATAGTGGTTGGAAAAAAATAATCGACTTCTCTTATTTTAAATGTGCAACAGATGAACCAGAGTACAAGGACTAAAGCTATCATTACTGCTAAGTACGAAACTTAAGGTTGAATGCACTTAGGACTTGGGAGGGAAAAATCTTTTTCCTCTCATTCTCTTTTCCTATCTTTAGGTCACATACATTCAAAGAGTGAAGCAGTTGGACTAGTATATGTCACATATATGTCTTTAAAACAGtactataaatataaaataaCCACGTGAAATGTATGTAAACAATGTATATAGAAAATATACATACACAACAAATGGAAAAATTCAGATTATCTGCATTGTTACGTTATCCAAAATTACAAAGCATGGTTGATATTTTTACTTTCCGATAAGACCTATAAGAATGAAGTTCCCAAAATTATAGCCAAGAAAAGAGACTAAACAAAGCTCTCTCATCATGCTATTCATGAACTTCAGTCTTCAGTTCCTATAAACAAAATTAGCATTTGCATAAAAGCAACCaaaataaaaccaaaaaaaaactcTTATCTTTCTTgagttgcaaaaaaaaaaaaaggaagattaGAGATTAGTTATGTATACATCCCTTGCTAACTAGATTTCCTCATATAGACCATGGCCTTGTGATGAGGAGTTCTATGTGTCATTCCACACAGTGAAAGTGGGGGCCCCACCATGACAAATAGCGACAGTATTATTCCTTGAAGCGAGAGCAGGAACAGCTGTTGACATCCAATTGTTACAATTAACAGACTCCTGATGATCATAAAGACCGGCCACCTTTACTAAGCCATTAGATGTTGATTGTTGAGAATGATAGTAACCAAATATATTCTCATTACCAAGTTGTTGCTTCACTTCATTCTCTCCATATCCATTACCTTGGCTCAATTGTGGCAACGCAAATCCACCACTAGGACTACTTGCATATCCAACTCCTTGATATGTAACATTATTATGTTCCATTGAAGTAGAAGAAGTATCCAATCCCATAAGATTGTGTAAAGCTGAAGTTGGTTGCAAGAAATTATGAGCAATATTCCCATGTTGAAGTTGATGAAAATCTTGAAAATTTTGAGTACTACTCAAATGATCAGAATCTTGAACTTCTTGTTTGCACCATAGCctttgttgttgctgttgttgttggcTATAAGGGTAATGCATATTCAATGGCTGAGCCTGAGCTTGTTGGAATGCAATGTTAGACCAGATATGATTCGCGTTCGCGCCATAGCTACTAATTGTTCCATTTGTGAGATGAGATCCAATGTTTTCTTGACTAACTCTTTGATAATCTAGAGCAATTTGATCAGCTTGTTCAGCATCTTTGAGACGTTTAGCTGCACCTCCAATAGGTAAGGTACTGCTCTCTAATATGCTTTTTACGTCGTATCGGTTTATTTCAAAGTTGGTTACTGCATTTAGTCCACGGAATTTGATTGCTGCTATGTCATAAGCCTCTGCAGCTTCTTCTTGTGTGCCTATAAAGAGGAATAAAGTTAGAAGGTAAACATCATAATATGATTTTCCAGGATAATGGTTTATGGAAAAAGCAGTTTTGTACATTGACTATATACCTAAGAGGTCATTTGGTACGcgggataaggtgggataagGTAAGGGATTAAATTTATACCATGTTTGGTTGATGGTATAAATTTATCGGTATAAATTTTATTCCAGACTTAAAACTAAAACTGGATATCTCACGCTATCCCCTTATCCCATTAAACTTGGAATTTTTTATCCAGAGATTATAATCATGTGATTATTATCCGAGGATAACTTAGTCCgcttaccaaacgacccctaaggacATAATATGACACTATACCTATTTAATAGTCTTTTGGAGCGAAAAAAAAGCCTGAATAGTCATCCATCCAGAAGCGAAGCCACGATTTGAAGTTTATAGGTTCTAAATTTGTTTATAAAGGGTATAAACAAAAACTGTTAGGTTCGCCCAAACCTGTAGATGATACACTAGCTCCGCCCCTACGTCGACCCAACCACTTAAACTAAATATAGCTGGTGGATATACAATATGCATATAATCCATGTATACTTTGAGTATAACCGTGTACAATCAGTGAATAATTTATGTATGCtagctagaaaaagtaaatagttaatttggacggctatttgtgtaaattccaaaaaaaagagaaaaaagactTACTGAAAGTGCCAAGATAAAGATCCTTGTTTCCAGCAACTCGTCCAATTCTTGCTTGCCATCTTCCATGTTGATGGTGCCttttattacaaaaaaaaaattacaaacctaagttatttttctttactattttagGAAAGAAGATTTTAAGCAAGAGCCAAATGATAGCATACACTAAAAGAAATCACATATTACCTTGTAACACCTCGATAAATGGATGCACCACGAGAGAACCCACTACTCTTCCTATATTAGGGACcagaaaacaaattaaaaaagaaaaatattaatttcattcattttctcgccataatttttcatataaacATGTTTTAAACTAACATCAAGTGTTCAGTAGGTCAGACTAAAATAATACGTCTTAATAAAAATATTTGACAAGATTAGAGGTCAATCTATGTATTTCGCTTTTTTTCTTAAAACTTGATTAATTAATGTATAGCTTTAAAATTTACCTTCGCAAAGATGCCACATACTCTTGTCTAGTCATATGCTTCATTTCATCCAGCTCTTTCTCATAATTACTAATCTGAAAATTTTGCatccaaaataaaaaattaaattaaattttctttACGGAAATAAATATGTTTTCTTACCAACTAGACAAATTTCCCAGGATATAGAGAAGTCCTAGAATTCTATGTACTTACTGGGAAATTGGTGGTAGTTGTCGGACCCCAATACTTCAGTGCTGCTAAATCATAAGCTCGAGCTGCCTTTTCTTCTTTATCATACCCTCCTATTAAAGATTTACAAGAAAAAATAGATCAGttagataaaattatttttaaaaaaaactaactTATAAAAATTGACAGTATAAAGAAGTTAACATTCTcgtgaattttaaaatttattgtaaCAATTAACATGTCTTATTTTCTTGGTTGCTAATTCCCTTTTTTTAACCTATATTTACTATACTATTTAGGTAACATGATAGTGTAAAAAATTTGTTACTGTCTAAACGTTAAAAGCATTGATAAAATAGTGAGTTCTTGCATTATAGTAACATGTTGAAAAGTGTAAGTGTATATATACAAAGATTAGAAGGAATTACATTATAACTTACCCAAATAAACTGTAGGAAGTATACAAATGTCGAATCCATCAACATGAAATAGAAGGagagaaaaatgaagaagataTCCAAGTTAGTAttttaaaggaaaaaagaaggtatatagtagttttaaaaaaaaagtaatggcgagtaaaatgaagaagaaaaaagtgAAATTATATAGTGGGAGACAATGAAGGGAAACATACCTTGCCTTCCTTTGCGAGTTTGTCCCTCTCTTCTGCAACTATTATCCCACAAATGTGCCTCATATCTCCCCGTCCACCTATGCCTACATACaccaatatatatacatatattggcATCAATTACGCCTTAGTCCCAGACAAATAAATTACGAAATGTATATCACAAATAAAATACTTACTTTACACTTAATATCAACCACTAAATGAAGCAAGAGGAACAAGAAAGAGATTTGGTTATAATTAAAGGTTGTTTAAATAAAAAGAACGAAATTTCTTTTTTGAGTAGTATATCATTTGGTGCCTTCTTAAGTGACGATAATCCAATAGTGAAACTAAGGATTCCATTATTTACGTT
This sequence is a window from Nicotiana tomentosiformis chromosome 5, ASM39032v3, whole genome shotgun sequence. Protein-coding genes within it:
- the LOC104104562 gene encoding AP2-like ethylene-responsive transcription factor AIL1, which produces MASSMNNWLGFSLSPHEELTSQTSQEISGSVDVSGECFDLTSHDSTLPSLNVVPHIPFGIFEAFNRNHQSQDWSSHDPNYKTTSEMSMLMGISCNTSQHLENQEPPKLENFLGIGEVQSNNNNNNINGDYSIYSSVTSTTNNIGSNTNNNTIGLSMIKNWLRNNPNTSTPSLQDDKKEGEGVVVGGGNNAQSLSLSMSTGGGGGGGGENSCSSENNKQQENANGTNGSIDVQNNGAIEAVPRKSIDTFGQRTSIYRGVTRHRWTGRYEAHLWDNSCRREGQTRKGRQGGYDKEEKAARAYDLAALKYWGPTTTTNFPISNYEKELDEMKHMTRQEYVASLRRKSSGFSRGASIYRGVTRHHQHGRWQARIGRVAGNKDLYLGTFSTQEEAAEAYDIAAIKFRGLNAVTNFEINRYDVKSILESSTLPIGGAAKRLKDAEQADQIALDYQRVSQENIGSHLTNGTISSYGANANHIWSNIAFQQAQAQPLNMHYPYSQQQQQQQRLWCKQEVQDSDHLSSTQNFQDFHQLQHGNIAHNFLQPTSALHNLMGLDTSSTSMEHNNVTYQGVGYASSPSGGFALPQLSQGNGYGENEVKQQLGNENIFGYYHSQQSTSNGLVKVAGLYDHQESVNCNNWMSTAVPALASRNNTVAICHGGAPTFTVWNDT